The following proteins come from a genomic window of Parambassis ranga chromosome 4, fParRan2.1, whole genome shotgun sequence:
- the LOC114434562 gene encoding LOW QUALITY PROTEIN: neuroligin-1-like (The sequence of the model RefSeq protein was modified relative to this genomic sequence to represent the inferred CDS: substituted 1 base at 1 genomic stop codon), with amino-acid sequence MESDGWTLNEEPVHHCTVXFRPGVIGFLSTGDQAAKGNYGLLDQIQALRWTSENIAAFGGDPLRITVFGSGAGASCVNLLTLSHYSEGNRWSNSTKGLFQRAIAQSGTALSSWAVSFQPAKYARMLARKVGCNLEDTVELVVCLQKKHYKELVDQDIQPARYHIAFGPVIDGDVIPDDPQILMEQGEFLNYDIMLGVNQGEGLKFVELIVDNENGVQANDFDYAVSSFVDDLYGYPEGKDILRETIKFMYTDWADRHNPETRRKTLLALFTDHQWVAPAVATADLHSSFGSPTYFYAFYHHCQTEQVPPWADAAHGDEIPYVFGLPMIGPTELFPCNFSKNDVMLSAVVMTYWTNFAKTGDPNQPVPQDTKFIHTKPNRFEEVAWTRYNQKDQLYLHIGLKPRVKEHYRANKVNLWLELVPHLHSLNEVTQLIPTTTKIPPPEVTNRTPKTKVLVTKRPNPTPFPTETQDSHNQPHLVDQRDYSTELSVTIAVGASLLFLNILAFAALYYKKDKRRHDVHRRCSPQRSAANDLAHTQEEEIMSLQMKQHSDLDRDCRGVGDSLHPHDVVLRTACPPDYTLAMRRSPDDIPLMTPNTITMIPSTMGGLTSLHSFNTFPSSGQNNTLPHPHPHSHSTTRV; translated from the exons GGTTCCTGAGTACCGGAGACCAGGCAGCCAAAGGAAATTATGGTTTGTTGGATCAGATCCAGGCTCTGCGTTGGACCAGTGAGAACATTGCAGCCTTTGGCGGCGACCCGTTACGTATCACTGTGTTCGGCTCGGGCGCCGGGGCTTCCTGCGTGAACCTGCTCACGCTGTCTCACTACTCTGAGGGCAACCGGTGGAGCAACTCCACCAAAG gCCTGTTCCAGAGAGCCATCGCTCAGAGCGGCACAGCTCTGTCTAGCTGGGCCGTCAGTTTTCAGCCTGCCAAGTACGCCCGTATGCTGGCCCGTAAGGTGGGCTGCAACCtggaggacacagtggagctggTGGTGTGTCTGCAGAAGAAACATTACAAGGAGCTTGTAGATCAAGACATCCAGCCAGCACGCTACCACATTGCCTTTGGCCCTGTTATTGATGGAGATGTTATACCTGATGACCCCCAGATCCTGATGGAGCAAG GCGAGTTCCTCAACTATGATATAATGCTGGGAGTCAACCAGGGCGAGGGTCTTAAATTCGTGGAGCTTATTGTGGACAACGAAAATGGCGTCCAGGCTAATGACTTTGACTACGCTGTGTCCAGCTTTGTGGATGACCTCTATGGCTACCCGGAAGGCAAAGACATCCTGCGGGAGACTATTAAGTTTATGTACACTGACTGGGCCGACAGGCACAACCCGGAGACACGCAGGAAGACTCTGCTGGCCCTTTTCACAGATCACCAGTGGGTGGCACCGGCTGTGGCTACAGCAGACCTGCACTCCAGTTTTGGATCACCAACCTACTTCTACGCCTTCTACCACCACTGTCAGacagagcag GTTCCACCATGGGCAGATGCAGCACATGGAGATGAGATTCCATATGTGTTCGGCCTCCCAATGATTGGACCAACAGAGCTGTTTCCCTGCAATTTCTCCAAGAATGATGTGATGCTCAGCGCCGTGGTCATGACCTACTGGACCAACTTTGCTAAGACTGG AGACCCCAACCAGCCTGTCCCCCAGGACACCAAGTTCATCCACACCAAGCCCAACCGTTTTGAGGAAGTGGCATGGACACGCTACAACCAGAAAGATCAGCTTTACCTGCACATTGGCCTGAAGCCTCGGGTCAAAGAGCATTACCGTGCCAACAAG GTCAACTTGTGGTTGGAGCTGGTCCCTCATCTACACAGCCTCAATGAGGTTACACAACTCATCCCTACCACCACCAAG ATCCCACCACCAGAGGTTACAAACCGCACACCAAAGACCAAAGTTCTGGTGACCAAGCGTCCAAACCCTACCCCGTTCCCCACTGAGACCCAGGACAGCCACAACCAACCGCACCTGGTGGACCAGCGCGACTATTCCACTGAGCTATCAGTCACCATTGCTGTGGGAGCCTCCCTGCTTTTTCTAAACATCCTGGCCTTTGCCGCACTTTACTACAAAAAGGATAAACGCCGGCACGACGTCCACAGGCGCTGCAGCCCCCAGCGGAGCGCTGCAAACGACCTGGCCCACACTCAGGAGGAGGAGATCATGTCCCTGCAGATGAAGCAGCATTCGGACCTGGACCGGGACTGCAGGGGAGTGGGCGATTCCCTGCACCCGCACGATGTGGTGCTGAGGACTGCCTGCCCGCCGGACTACACTCTGGCCATGAGGCGCTCGCCGGACGACATCCCGCTTATGACGCCGAACACCATAACCATGATCCCCAGCACCATGGGAGGGCTTACCTCGCTCCATTCTTTCAACACCTTCCCTAGCAGCGGGCAGAATAACACCTTGCCCCACCCACACCCGCACTCACACTCCACCACTCGGGTATAG